A stretch of DNA from Spirosoma endbachense:
CCCTGCGATTACTCCGACTATTCTTTTTACCATACAACTTATTAAGATTAGCGGCTGGCAATTGAGCTAACTTTGTTTGATTATCGAACTGCGTGATTTATCGTAAATAAACAACCCTGGCAAAACTTTCGACCTTATAATTTTGTCCCCTGGATTAATATTGACGCAGTAATTGATTGTTCTTTAAGGTGCAGAAACTTCTTCCGTTCTTCGTCGTGCATGAAGTTTACAAAATCCTGCTCTGAGTCAAATTTCACAAGGTGTATTTCGTAGGGCTTATCAATTTGATACTCGATGATAGAACTGTCTGAAGGTCTCACTCGTAGCAAAAGTTGACCGTTATACTTTGCGATTGTAGGAATGGCAATGTCTTCAAATTGATGAAATACATGCTCCTGGCCTTCTATAATGTAGATTAACTGAGTTATGTAAATCATTTTTTTGACGATTGATTTGGAGGTTCTATTTAGTCAGGACTCTCGCCTGGAGCCGTGCCAGGGTTACTAATGCCATTCATACTAACCGTGGCACGGCTCCAGGCGAAAGTCTTATTAATAAAGAAACCAGGGAGCTGATCGATTTACTTCTCCCCTGGATGATAGGTCTTCTCAACGTGCTTTTGCACATCTTCGGGGTAAAACAAAACATCCTTAAATTTCCCTTCGCAGTAGAGAGGAGCCTGATCCGTGAAATGGGTTTCGCCGGGTCGGCTGCTTTGGCCACCCGTAACCACCGAACGGGCTTTTACGCGTTTGCCAAATTCGACAACGGCCACAAAACTATTGCCCACGCTGCCGTACCGCTTTTTGGTGCCGGGATAGGTTCTGGCTGCAAAAGCCGCCAAAGACCCCCAGGCTGATGACGTAAAACCAACCGGAATACTAGCCTTCTGGTCGTCGTAGGTTTCCTGTATTTTTCCCGTTAGCCGCTGGTAGCGATTAATGTCGCCCCAGGGCGTTTTCCAGGTGCCGAAATCACGGGTCAGCTCAGTTAGTACTTCGGCTAAGGCCGCTACTTTTTCCTGCGGGGAGGTCTGGCTGATCGTAAAGGCCGAAAGCCCCAAATTATCGAATCGCTGATCGGCAGCCGCACGGCTACGAGCCAGTTTCTGTATTTTTTCGCCCCAATAAATAGCCAGTGTCTGACCGACCGACTGAACACCATACGATTTGTCCCAGTCTTTCAGGATCTGAACGGCTTCGGTCAGGTCTTTCGATTGATTCGACGCATCGCTGGAAACGGTTTGATAAGCACTCAATAATGCAGGTAGTAAATCATCAAAAGCAGCCAGGTGTGGGTCGTCAGCTGCGGAAATGAGGGTATCGAGGGTGAACATCGATTTGCGGCTGAGGACACGAACAGCGTTGACACCCCGGTAGTTTTCGGCATCAGGAGCCATGTAGGCCGGATACTTGTTTTTCTCGGGGCTACTTGTACCCGACACAGTAAATGGAGTGGCATTGCAGTTCTGAATCCAGCCACTGGCCGGGTTCTTTACCTGAACAATGTCATCGACCGAATGCAAACCCTTCCAGTCGGTTTCGGGATTACTGCCATCTACTGGCTGGCTCCAGTCAAATTTGGGGTCTCGTTTCGGCATGAAATTGCCATGCCAGTAGGCAATCGTACCGTCACGATCCGCAAAAATCGTATTGTTGGACGCATTGCCATTGAGTTTCATGACTTCTTTGAAACTTGCATACCCGGTTGCTTTCGTGCGTAGATACGACTGTTCCAGCGCATTCAGGGGGGTATTCATCATATCGATCGATATCCACTTACCATCTTTTTCGCCAGCAATGGGGCCATGCTGGGTAAAATACATCGTAAAATCTTTGTATTGCACTCCGTTTCCTGCTTTATAGGGTAACCGTACTTTTTGTGTGCGGACGGCCTTGAGCGCATTCCCATGTTTATAAAAAAGGGCGTTGTTCTTTTTCTCGATCGTTTCCAGATATTCATCCATCGAATCGGCATAGCTGGTTGTGTGCATCCAGCCACAATTTTCGTTAAACCCCTGATAGATAAAGAATTGGCCCCAGGTAACCGCTCCGTACGCGTTTAAGCCGCTCTGGCTGACCATGTGCACCTCCGACCGGAAATAAAACGAAGTGTGCGGGTTGATCAGTAAGAGCGCGTTTTTGGTAGCACTTTTGGCAGGGGAGATGGCAAATCCGTTCGATCCAACTGATTCGCGTTCGTAGTGGTCGAAATTGTTGAGCCACGACGTTGATTTTCGCTGCTCATAAAAAGCCTTTAACCGCTCGGTGGATACCACGCTGATGTTGCCACCAATACTGCCTTCACTGAACATAAGCGGCATCCAGGGCTGGAAGCGTTTCAGCAATCTGGGGGTAACATTGGGATGGGTGTAGAGGTAATAATTGGTTCCATCGGCAAAGGCATCCAGCAACTGCTTCATCCAGACCGGGCTTTTTTTGTAGATAGCTATGGCCTGCGTACTATCCATAAAGAGCCTCGCCCGCAGATCATGGTAAAGGGCCGACTCACCTTCTACTTCGGCTAACCGACCCGTCGACGTGATATAATTCTCTTCAACGCGGGCAAAATCGTCTTCGCATTGGGTATAGAGTAAACCAAAAACTACATCAGCATCAGTTTTACCATAAATGTGCGGAACGCCCCAGGTGTCGCGGGTAATCGTGACCTGTTTGGCATGCTGCTGCCAGCGTGTAATTTCGGCCTTGCTGAACGGCTGGCCTTTGACAACAAAAGAAGATAGAGCGACTACGAGAAGTATAAAAAATGAGATTGTCTGGGAAATAAAGCGATTCATTGACGAGGAATGTGATGTAGTGAAAAATAGTAATGCATTAGGTTGACAGAGGGTTTGTTTTATTGACCAGCAGCCGTAAATCGCTTTTGGGGGATCCGACGGAGAGTTTCCTGTTCATAGGCACGCGTCAACCGGATTAAGGTTGGTTCAGCCAACAGACGACCTAAAAACTGAATACCAGCGGGTAAATCGCCAGTCGTGAACCAATTGGAACCGTGGAGGCTGGCCGATAGCGAGCGCAATCAGTTGGCTGGTAGCTCTTTAGCCCTTCGTATGGCCACACGGAATTTCGGTTCCGTATCAGCGATGTGGCGGCATTGATATTCTGCCAGACCCGGAACTATTGATGGGCAAAAATACAATTGCCCATGCAATGTTGTCTGCAGTATTACTGATTTTCATACCAATCTAAAATATAATCGGCTACCTTTTCCCAACCCGGTTCTCCGCAAATGAAATGGCTTTTGCCTTCAAATATTTTTACATCAACCCGACTCGTTGTATCCTTATAGCTGTCGGCTATTGTTTGTGTCAGATTGGGGGGAAAAATATGGTCGCTGCCGCCACCGACAAACAAAATTGGCGCGTGCGGTTTCTTGAAATCTATATTTGAAAAAGAATTTAAAACTAATTGACGACTGACCTTATAACTTTCAGGTACCGCCAATTTTTCAAATGCTTTTTCTTTCTCTGTATCAGGTATCGTATTGAAAAATGCATAATCGTACCATTTACGACTACCCATAAAATACGTATTAAAAGAAAAAAAGCCAAAGGCTGGCAATACCGTTTTAAGTGTTTGAAATGGCGGAAAAACATTTTTTGGTGGTGCGCCATCGATGCTTACTCCAGCTGCTGCTTTTCCCATTTCTACCAGTTTCAACGTTGCCATTCCTGCCATAGAGTGACCAATAATTAATGGCTTTTCGGGTAAGGTATCGATTAATTGACTGAGGTTGTCAATAATATCGATAAACCCCGTTTTAATAAGGTCAGGATGAACTTTTGCTCTCAACTCAGCAGGATTACCTTCATGTCCGGGATTGGCAGGTGTATAAACCCTATACCCTTTTTGTTCATAATAGCGTTTCCATTCTGCCCAACTGGTGTTGTTTACAAAATTTCCGTGAATGAGTACGATAGTTTTTGACTTTGCCATAATTAGTGTATGTTTTTAAAGTTGATAAGGAGTCTTTGGCTTGTTGGCGGTCTTATTGCCTACTATGGATTGGCGCGACCCGAATGCGTTTTGACGCTAGGCGAGCCCGTCGCGTACAATGTCTGAATAATCACTTGATTGACCGATATATTCCTGCGTTTTTCGAACTTCAGCATCCAGTGGACGGGCGGTATAGATTGCTACCGGATTGACAACACTAATGGAGTTAAGCCTGGTTGGCTGATCGTAGGTTTGGATCCGTTCCGGGTAAGCATTGACCAACTGTTCACTCGCCAGAGAACCTGCGTGAAAAGCTTTGTGGATACCGCTGATCGTGATTTCAATCAGTTCGGGCGTATTTATTGAGGGCGCTTTTGACTGCGACTGGCCATAGGCAGATACCGACCAGATAGGACTCCGCAACGATAAAAACGTATAGATCTGTAACGGATGATAGGGACGGAAAGCTTGGGGCATACGATAGTGTAGTAAACAATATAATCGTATGGTAAAAATAAGCTTTCCTGATGGTATTCAGCGAATAAAGATGTATTCAGTCGGTATTTATACTATTTATTGACTAATTCGCGAAATTAATTTGAAGATAGTAGGCTAATCACCGGTAGAACTGACTCTTAGGTATGGATCCATGGTGTTACGCCGAATAACTGAGATGAACAGTACCCGGCGTAACGACTCATTTTATGCCAGGGCCAGAGTTTTTAGAAAACTCTCCAGACTGA
This window harbors:
- a CDS encoding alpha/beta hydrolase, with the translated sequence MAKSKTIVLIHGNFVNNTSWAEWKRYYEQKGYRVYTPANPGHEGNPAELRAKVHPDLIKTGFIDIIDNLSQLIDTLPEKPLIIGHSMAGMATLKLVEMGKAAAGVSIDGAPPKNVFPPFQTLKTVLPAFGFFSFNTYFMGSRKWYDYAFFNTIPDTEKEKAFEKLAVPESYKVSRQLVLNSFSNIDFKKPHAPILFVGGGSDHIFPPNLTQTIADSYKDTTSRVDVKIFEGKSHFICGEPGWEKVADYILDWYENQ
- a CDS encoding penicillin acylase family protein, with amino-acid sequence MNRFISQTISFFILLVVALSSFVVKGQPFSKAEITRWQQHAKQVTITRDTWGVPHIYGKTDADVVFGLLYTQCEDDFARVEENYITSTGRLAEVEGESALYHDLRARLFMDSTQAIAIYKKSPVWMKQLLDAFADGTNYYLYTHPNVTPRLLKRFQPWMPLMFSEGSIGGNISVVSTERLKAFYEQRKSTSWLNNFDHYERESVGSNGFAISPAKSATKNALLLINPHTSFYFRSEVHMVSQSGLNAYGAVTWGQFFIYQGFNENCGWMHTTSYADSMDEYLETIEKKNNALFYKHGNALKAVRTQKVRLPYKAGNGVQYKDFTMYFTQHGPIAGEKDGKWISIDMMNTPLNALEQSYLRTKATGYASFKEVMKLNGNASNNTIFADRDGTIAYWHGNFMPKRDPKFDWSQPVDGSNPETDWKGLHSVDDIVQVKNPASGWIQNCNATPFTVSGTSSPEKNKYPAYMAPDAENYRGVNAVRVLSRKSMFTLDTLISAADDPHLAAFDDLLPALLSAYQTVSSDASNQSKDLTEAVQILKDWDKSYGVQSVGQTLAIYWGEKIQKLARSRAAADQRFDNLGLSAFTISQTSPQEKVAALAEVLTELTRDFGTWKTPWGDINRYQRLTGKIQETYDDQKASIPVGFTSSAWGSLAAFAARTYPGTKKRYGSVGNSFVAVVEFGKRVKARSVVTGGQSSRPGETHFTDQAPLYCEGKFKDVLFYPEDVQKHVEKTYHPGEK